From Camelina sativa cultivar DH55 chromosome 20, Cs, whole genome shotgun sequence, the proteins below share one genomic window:
- the LOC104768762 gene encoding cytochrome P450 90A1 produces the protein MAFTAFLLLLSSIAAAFLLLIRRTRYRRMGLPPGSLGLPFIGETLQLIGAYKTENPEPFIDERVARYGSVFMTHLFGEPTVFSTDPETNRFVLQNEGKLFECSYPASICNLLGKHSLLLMKGSLHKRMHSLTMSFGNSSIIKDHLMLDIDRLVRFNLDSWSSRVLLMEEAKKITFELMVKQLMSFDPGEWSESLRKEYLLVIEGFFSLPLPLLSTTYRKAIQARRKVAEALTVVVMKRRDEEEEGTERKKDMLAALLAADDGFSDEEIVDFLLALLVAGYETTSTIMTLAVKFLTETPLALAQLKEEHEKIRAMKNDSDSLEWSDYKAMPFTQCVVNETLRVANIIGGVFRRAMTDVEIKGYKIPKGWKVFSSFRAVHLDPNHFKDARTFNPWRWQSNSVTTSPSTMFTPFGGGPRLCPGYELARVALSVFLHRLVTGFSWVPAEQDKLVFFPTTRTQKRYPIIVKRRDAAT, from the exons ATGGCCTTCACcgccttcctcctcctcctctcctcCATCGCCGCCgctttcctcctcctcatccgCCGTACACGTTACCGTCGGATGGGTCTTCCTCCGGGAAGCCTCGGGCTTCCTTTCATAGGAGAGACTTTGCAGCTGATCGGAGCTTACAAAACAGAGAACCCTGAGCCTTTCATCGACGAGAGAGTGGCTCGGTATGGTTCGGTTTTCATGACGCATCTTTTCGGTGAACCAACGGTTTTCTCAACTGACCCGGAGACGAACCGGTTCGTGCTTCAAAACGAAGGGAAGCTTTTCGAGTGTTCATACCCTGCTTCCATATGTAATCTTTTAGGGAAACACTCTTTGCTTCTTATGAAAGGTTCTTTGCATAAACGTATGCACTCTCTTACTATGAGCTTCGGTAATTCTTCGATCATCAAAGACCATCTCATGCTTGATATCGACCGGTTAGTCCGGTTTAATCTTGATTCTTGGTCTTCTCGTGTTCTCCTCATGGAAGAAGCCAAAAAG ATAACGTTCGAGCTAATGGTGAAGCAGTTGATGAGCTTTGATCCAGGGGAGTGGAGTGAGAGTTTAAGGAAAGAGTATCTTCTTGTCATCGAaggcttcttctctcttcctctccctctcttgTCTACCACTTACCGCAAAGCCATCCAA GCGCGGAGGAAAGTGGCGGAGGCGTTGAcggtggtggtgatgaagaggagggacgaggaggaagaagggacggagagaaaaaaagatatgcTCGCTGCGTTGCTTGCAGCGGATGATGGCTTTTCCGATGAAGAGATTGTCGATTTCTTGCTGGCTCTACTCGTTGCCGGTTATGAAACAACGTCCACAATCATGACTCTCGCCGTTAAGTTTCTCACAGAGACTCCTCTAGCTCTTGCTCAactcaag gaagAGCATGAAAAGATCAGGGCAATGAAGAATGATTCAGATAGTCTTGAATGGAGTGATTACAAGGCAATGCCATTCACACAATGT GTGGTTAACGAGACGTTACGCGTGGCTAACATCATCGGTGGTGTTTTCAGACGGGCAATGACGGATGTAGAGATCAAAG GTTATAAGATTCCGAAAGGGTGGAAGGTTTTCTCATCGTTTAGAGCGGTTCATTTAGATCCGAACCACTTCAAAGATGCTCGCACTTTCAACCCTTGGAGATGGcag AGCAACTCAGTAACTACAAGTCCTTCTACTATGTTTACACCGTTTGGGGGAGGGCCAAGGCTGTGTCCCGGTTACGAGCTGGCTAGGGTTGCACTCTCTGTTTTCCTTCACCGCCTAGTGACTGGCTTCAG tTGGGTTCCTGCAGAGCAAGACAAGCTGGTTTTCTTTCCAACTACAAGAACGCAGAAACGGTACCCGATCATCGTTAAGCGCCGCGATGCTGCTACTTGA
- the LOC104768763 gene encoding nuclear pore complex protein NUP88 translates to MRFNFQEPEDTPDSRRSPTPKEPVRWVPLQNHPLFASLPSSQDEPAASQRFPRNFMAWDGDSRLYYWDSRRYLLHRLSLRLGEPEPSSVLAAVPSKVMQPDLQLTFSVNKISINKSGSAVLLAGSDGICVMYLFGRASLIEDNVICRIVTIGSEIYTSGDCAINLLQASWHPDSDTHLGILSSDAVFRLFDLSSDAELPEQEYYLQPGEPGRSRTASSIYPADFSFGGDHLWDRFTVFILFTDGSIYILCPVVPFGSVYKWESIMEIYNDANMYGVKSSNSIAVSNSSLAIEWLEATFPDLTEQGTKGENLLVVKAQPYALLDASLALQGPLYKASSGDGDEDFAVRETECKGRAVSLLYNLVSKDSVLVTAWSAGQLQVDALVDEIQPVWISGNSSRLRMNSHNKIQGVAMICESNIGELPVASSNLPLDHTVWLGHPPPLLRLAMVDLALPTKREGGSLVTLFADSLLPERIYSLHDGGIDSTVLHSLPFTSQATGKDEALKTPSVHTVLSTCQEESAVSPLLGFVPLSDSFGYAWIIAVLSSGECVVAETKTWDLLLPVHVSVDKTVSLSAMEKKEQDTSCIISKELLAGPKIRIAPHALPNQRSTPANSVEGRSILLDYVKLFHENYIEYAHKVYFELQHHAPNLKRIIDDQHQRLAEANQKISKAEKNQSLLEKRIDKAIQSHDSLEQRLQRLRSLPGTHKKPLTRAELDFKSELDQYAGVEVDALQSSIETLRARVKKSAQKSPKATAAGGIQRKQYSKKNLIQDTQMSQLQSTLAKLSLMNSDNSKKVKIVESALKSQESSIM, encoded by the exons atgagATTTAACTTCCAGGAGCCAGAGGATACGCCAGATTCACGGAGATCTCCGACGCCTAAAGAGCCGGTTCGGTGGGTTCCTCTCCAGAACCACCCGCTTTTCGCGTCTCTTCCTTCCTCCCAAGATGAACCCGCCGCGTCTCAGCGGTTTCCGAGAAATTTCATGGCTTGGGATGGAGACTCACGACTATATTACTGGGATTCTAGAAGATATCTTCTACATCGATTATCTCTGCGCTTGGGTGAACCGGAACCATCCTCCGTCCTCGCCGCAGTCCCCTCCAAg GTGATGCAACCAGATCTCCAGCTGACATTTTCTGTTAACaaaatctccatcaataagtCTGGATCGGCTGTACTTCTTGCTGGCTCAGATGGGATATGTGTGATGTACCTATTTGGGCGCGCTTCTCTGATAGAAGACAATGTCATTTGCAG GATAGTTACTATTGGTTCAGAAATTTATACTAGTGGTGACTGTGCCATAAACTTGTTACAAGCATCGTGGCACCCTGACAGTGACACCCATTTGGGAATCCTATCCTCGGACGCAGTATTCAG GCTTTTCGATCTGTCTTCAGATGCCGAGCTACCAGAGCAAGAATATTATCTGCAGCCTGGTGAGCCAGGAAGATCTAGAACAGCTTCATCAATTTATCCTGCTGATTTCAGTTTTGGAGGAGATCATCTGTGGGACAGATTTACT GTCTTTATATTATTCACTGATGGTTCAATTTACATCCTGTGCCCTGTTGTGCCATTTGGAAG TGTTTACAAATGGGAATCAATAATGGAGATTTACAATGATGCTAACATGTATGGGGTTAAGTCATCCAATTCAATAGCAGTTAGCAACTCCAGTCTGGCAATTGAATGGTTGGAAGCTACATTTCCAGATTTGACTGAACAAGGAACTAAAGGTGAAAATTTATTAGTGGTGAAAGCTCAACCTTATGCTTTGCTTGACGCATCATTGGCTTTACAG GGCCCTTTATATAAGGCATCTAGTGGTGACGGAGATGAAGATTTCGCTGTTCGGGAGACAGAATGTAAAGGCAGGGCAGTGAGTCTATTATATAATCTTGTCAGCAAAGATTCGGTTCTGGTAACTGCCTGGAGTGCTGGGCAATTACAGGTTGATGCTCTGGTTGATGAAATCCAGCCAGTTTGGATATCTGGTAACTCATCTCGTCTTCGCATGAACTCCCACAACAAAATACAAGGAGTTGCTATGATTTGTGAGTCAAACATAGGTGAGCTACCAGTTGCATCTTCAAATCTGCCGCTCGATCACACTGTTTGGTTAGGGCATCCGCCGCCACTGTTAAGACTTGCAATGGTTGATTTGGCTCTTCCCACAAAGCGTGAAGGTGGCTCTCTTGTTACCTTGTTTGCTGACTCCCTTTTGCCAGAGCGAATATACTCCCTCCACGACGGTGGTATTGATTCAACAGTCTTACACTCTCTTCCCTTCACAAGTCAGGCCACTGGAAAAGATGAAGCACTCAAAACGCCATCTGTTCACACTGTGCTAAGTACATGCCAAGAAGAATCCGCCGTATCTCCTCTGTTGGGTTTTGTGCCTCTGTCGGATTCGTTTGGGTATGCATGGATTATTGCTGTCTTATCCTCAGGAGAATGCGTTGTGGCAGAGACGAAAACTTGGGACCTCTTGCTTCCAGTTCATGTCAGTGTAGATAAGACAGTGTCTTTAAGCGCAATGGAGAAAAAAGAGCAAGATACCTCGTGCATCATTAGCAAGGAGCTCCTTGCAGGTCCCAAAATTAGAATTGCTCCCCATGCTTTACCTAACCAGCGTTCAACTCCAGCCAATTCCGTAGAAGGCCGATCAATTCTGCTTGACTATGTCAAGCTTTTCCATGAAAACTACATCGAATATGCACACAAG GTCTACTTTGAGCTGCAGCATCATGCTCCCAACCTGAAGAGAATAATCGATGACCAACACCAGCGGCTTGCTGAAGCAAATCAGAAAATATCAAAAGCTGAGAAAAACCAATCTTTGTTGGAGAAAAGGATTGACAAAGCAATTCAGAGTCATGATTCTCTTGAGCAGCGTTTGCAGCGTCTCCGTAGCTTGCCTGGTACACACAAGAAACCTCTGACGCGAGCAGAACTGGATTTTAAGTCGGAGCTCG ATCAATATGCGGGAGTTGAGGTGGATGCGCTTCAATCATCCATCGAAACACTGAGAGCAAGAGTGAAGAAGTCAGCTCAAAAATCTCCGAAGGCCACAGCAGCTGGAGGTATTCAGAGAAAGcaatattcaaagaaaaacttaattcaAGATACACAAATGTCGCAGCTTCAGTCCACACTCGCAAAACTATCCCTGATGAACAGCGATAACTCCAAGAAAGTCAAGATTGTGGAATCGGCCCTCAAGTCGCAAGAAAGCAGCATCATGTAG
- the LOC104768764 gene encoding signal recognition particle receptor subunit beta-like encodes MENLEDLKILAEQWSHQGIEYLQKIPPSQLYAAIGVLLFTTILLFLSIRLVTRTKSNTVLLSGLTGSGKTVLFYQLRDGSSHQGTVTSMEPNEGTFVLHSENTKKGKIKPVHLVDVPGHSRLRPKLEEFLPQAAAIVFVVDALEFLPNCRAASEYLYDILTNANVVKNKIPVLLCCNKTDKLTAHTKEFIRKQMEKEIEKLRASRSAVSTADIANDFTIGIEGQVFSFSHCCNKVTVAESSGLTGETAEIQDFIREYIKP; translated from the exons ATGGAGAACTTGGAAGATCTGAAAATTCTGGCGGAGCAGTGGTCGCACCAAGGAATTGAATATCTGCAGAAGATACCACCAAGTCAGCTGTATGCCGCTATTGGTGTTCTGTTGTTTACAACCATCTTGCTCTTCTTATCCA TTCGCTTGGTCACACGTACCAAATCCAACACTGTACTCCTCTCTGGGCTGACTGGAAGTGGAAAGACTGTGCTCTTTTACCAA CTACGAGATGGATCATCGCATCAGGGCACTGTAACATCAATGGAACCGAATGAAGGCACTTTTGTTCTTCACTCTGAAAACACTAAG AAAGGAAAAATCAAGCCTGTTCATCTTGTTGATGTTCCTGGGCACTCTCGGCTTCGACCCAAGCTAGAAGAATTCTTGCCTCAAGCAGCTGCCATTGTGTTCGTAGTGGATGCCTTGGAGTTCCTCCCAAACTGTCGTGCAGCTTCAGA GTACCTATATGACATTTTGACAAATGCGAATGTTGTCAAGAACAAGATTCCAGTCCTCCTTTGCTGTAACAAGACCGATAAACTCACTGCACACACGAAGGAGTTCATCCGGAAGCAAATGGAGAAAGAAAT TGAGAAACTGAGGGCATCAAGGAGCGCAGTCTCTACAGCTGATATAGCCAATGATTTCACGATTGGAATCGAAGGACAAGTGTTCTCCTTTTCGCATTGCTGCAACAAAGTCACAGTCGCTGAATCATCTGGACTCACTGGAGAAACCGCCGAGATTCAAGACTTCATTCGAGAATACATCAAACCCTGA
- the LOC104768766 gene encoding NF-X1-type zinc finger protein NFXL2-like has product MAGTATTEFRWKPPPQPTPQQQTISDSDSDSGSDSENHQHRHNDLSNSIFKAYLDCHSSSSPSSIDLAKIQSFLASSSSGAVSCLICLERIKRTDPTWSCTSSCFAVFHLFCIQSWARQCLDLQAARAVTRPSSSPTETEAVWNCPKCRSSYQKSKIPRRYLCYCGKEEDPPADNPWILPHSCGEVCERPLSSNCGHCCLLLCHPGPCASCPKLVKAKCFCGGVEDVRRCGHKNFSCGDVCERVLDCNVHQCREICHDGECPPCRERAVYRCCCGKVKEEKDCCERVFRCEASCENMLNCGKHVCERGCHSGECGLCPYQGKRSCPCGKRFYQGLSCDVVAPLCGGTCDKVLGCGYHRCPERCHRGSCLETCRIVVTKSCRCGGTKKQVPCHQELACERKCQRVRDCARHACRRRCCDGECPPCSEICGKRLRCRNHKCQSPCHQGPCAPCPIMVTISCACGETHFEVPCGTETNQKPPRCRKLCHITQLCRHGQNQKPHKCHYGACPPCRLLCDEEYPCGHKCKLRCHGPRPPPNREFMIKPTKKMLNIQAESTPGSPCPRCPELVWRPCVGHHLAAEKMMVCSDKTQFACDNLCGNPLPCGNHYCSFTCHPLEIKNSSLDKRSETCEKCDLRCQKERTPRCQHPCPRRCHPGDCPPCKTLVKRSCHCGTMVHAFECIYYNTLSEKDQTKARSCCGPCHRKLPNCTHLCPEICHPGQCPLPEKCGKKVVARCKCLTLKKEWLCQDVQAAHRATGSDPKEVPKNQFGVGLLPCDSNCKSKLQMAESVLQQRNVKVIEEKEEPSGKNASKRRKKRERGQDIKETTRLQKLAVATKRILMVVMLMAMLAAVTYYGYKGILWLSDWMNELEEHRQKSRRYPRI; this is encoded by the exons ATGGCCGGAACCGCCACTACCGAGTTCCGGTGGAAACCACCTCCACAGCCTACGCCACAACAGCAAACCATATCCGATTCAGATTCAGACTCCGGATCGGATTCAGAGAACCACCAGCACCGTCACAATGATCTATCAAACTCCATATTCAAAGCTTACCTCGATTGCCATTCATCTTCGTCTCCCTCTTCAATCGATCTCGCTAAGATCCAATCTTTTCTCGCATCGTCTTCCTCTGGAGCTGTTTCGTGTCTCATCTGTCTTGAACGCATCAAACGAACCGATCCTACATGGTCCTGCACTTCCTCATGCTTCGCTGTATTTCACCTTTTCTGCATCCAGTCATGGGCTCGTCAGTGCTTAGATCTACAAGCTGCACGTGCAGTCACGCGACCTTCTTCAAGTCCGACAGAAACGGAGGCGGTCTGGAACTGTCCGAAATGCAGATCGTCGTATCAGAAATCGAAGATTCCAAGGCGGTACCTTTGTTACTGCGGCAAGGAGGAGGATCCTCCGGCGGATAATCCATGGATCTTGCCTCATTCTTGCGGTGAGGTCTGTGAGCGGCCGTTGAGTAGTAATTGTGGTCACTGCTGCTTGCTATTGTGTCACCCTGGACCTTGTGCTTCTTGCCCCAAGCTCGTGAAGGCTAAATGCTTTTGTGGAGGTGTTGAAGATGTTCGTAGATGTGGGCACAAGAATTTCTCTTGCGGCGACGTTTGTGAGAGAGTTTTAGATTGTAATGTCCATCAGTGTAGAGAGATTTGTCATGATGGGGAGTGTCCACCGTGCAGGGAGCGCGCGGTTTACAGGTGTTGCTGTGGTAAGGTGAAGGAAGAGAAAGATTGCTGCGAGAGAGTGTTTAGGTGTGAGGCTTCTTGTGAGAATATGCTTAACTGTGGCAAACATGTATGCGAGAGAGGCTGTCACTCGGGGGAATGTGGATTGTGTCCATATCAGGGAAAGAGGAGTTGTCCCTGTGGCAAGAGATTTTACCAAGGCTTGTCTTGTGATGTTGTGGCGCCTTTATGTGGCGGCACCTGTGATAAAGTTCTTGGTTGTGGTTACCATAGGTGTCCAGAGAGGTGCCACCGCGGTTCGTGCCTTGAGACTTGCAGGATTGTGGTTACTAAGTCTTGCAGATGCGGAGGAACGAAAAAACAG GTTCCTTGCCATCAAGAGTTGGCGTGTGAGAGGAAATGCCAGAGAGTGAGAGATTGTGCACGTCATGCATGTAGACGCCGATGTTGTGATGGTGAATGTCCACCATGCTCAGAG ATTTGTGGAAAAAGACTCCGTTGCAGGAATCACAAATGCCAGTCTCCTTGTCACCA AGGTCCATGTGCTCCTTGTCCAATAATGGTTACAATATCTTGTGCTTGTGGTGAGACGCATTTTGAG GTACCCTGTGGCACTGAAACAAATCAGAAACCTCCTCGATGTCGTAAATTATGTCACATAACCCAATTGTGCAGGCATGGGCAAAACCAAAAG CCTCATAAATGTCACTATGGTGCTTGTCCTCCATGTCGACTCCTTTGTGATGAAGAATACCCATGTGGGCACAAGTGCAAACTAAG GTGTCATGGACCTAGACCTCCACCTAACCGTGAATTTATGATTAAACCAACTAAAAAGATGTTGAATATTCAGGCTGAATCTACACCGGGTTCGCCCTGCCCTCGTTGTCCAGAGCTTGTGTGGAGGCCCTGTGTAGGCCACCATCTGGCAGCAGAGAAAATG ATGGTTTGCTCTGACAAAACTCAATTTGCATGCGATAATTTATGTGGAAACCCCCTTCCATGTGGGAATCATTACTGTTCGTTTACCTGTCATCCCCTGGAAATAAAAAATTCATCATTGGATAAAAGAAGTGAGACCTGTGAAAAGTGTGATCTCCGCTGTCAAAAG GAGAGAACGCCACGATGCCAACATCCTTGTCCTCGACGATGCCATCCTGGAGACTGTCCACCTTGCAAAACTCTGGTGAAGAGGTCATGTCACTGTGGTACGATGGTGCATGCATTCGAGTGTATTTACTATAATACACTGTCTGAGAAGGACCAAACGAAAGCCCGCTCATGCTGTGGTCCTTGTCACAG AAAATTGCCAAACTGTACGCATCTATGTCCGGAGATATGTCATCCTGGGCAGTGTCCATTGCCAGAAAAATGCGGGAAAAAG GTGGTTGCTCGTTGCAAGTGCCTAACATTGAAGAAGGAATGGTTATGCCAAGATGTTCAAGCAGCCCATAGGGCCACAGGTTCTGATCCTAAAGAAGTACCGAAGAACCAGTTCGGTGTCGGCCTCCTCCCTTGCGATTCCAACTGTAAGAGCAAACTACAGATGGCTGAATCGGTGTTACAACAGCGCAATGTCAAAGTGATTGAG GAGAAGGAGGAGCCGAGCGGGAAAAATGCATCAAAGCGAAGGAAAAAGCGTGAACGGGGTCAGGACATTAAGGAGACCACAAGGCTGCAG AAACTTGCTGTCGCCACAAAGAGGATACTGATGGTCGTGATGTTAATGGCTATGCTAGCCGCTGTTACATATTATGGTTATAAGGGAATCTTGTGGCTTTCTGATTGGATGAATGAACTCGAAGAACATAGACAAAAGTCTAGAAGATACCCCCGAATCTAG
- the LOC104768765 gene encoding signal recognition particle receptor subunit beta-like, with amino-acid sequence MENLEDLKILAEQWSHQGIEYLQKIPPSQLYAAIGVLLFTTILLFLSIRLVTRTKSNTVLLSGLTGSGKTVLFYQLRDGSSHQGTVTSMEPNEGTFVLHSENTKKGKIKPVHLVDVPGHSRLRPKLEEFLPQAAAIVFVVDALEFLPNCRAASEYLYDILTNANVVKNKIPVLLCCNKTDKLTAHTKEFIRKQMEKEIEKLRASRSAVSTADIANDFTIGIEGQVFSFSHCCNKVTVAESSGLTGETAEIQDFIREYIKP; translated from the exons ATGGAGAACTTGGAAGATCTGAAAATTCTGGCGGAGCAGTGGTCGCACCAAGGAATTGAATATCTGCAGAAGATACCACCAAGTCAGCTGTATGCCGCTATTGGTGTTCTGTTGTTTACAACCATCTTGCTCTTCTTATCCA TTCGCTTGGTCACACGTACCAAATCCAACACTGTACTCCTCTCTGGGCTGACTGGAAGTGGAAAGACTGTGCTCTTTTACCAA CTACGAGATGGATCATCGCATCAGGGCACTGTAACATCAATGGAACCGAATGAAGGCACTTTTGTTCTTCACTCTGAAAACACTAAG AAAGGAAAAATCAAGCCTGTTCATCTTGTTGATGTTCCTGGGCACTCTCGGCTTCGACCCAAGCTAGAAGAATTCTTGCCTCAAGCAGCTGCCATTGTGTTCGTAGTGGATGCCTTGGAGTTCCTCCCAAATTGTCGTGCAGCTTCAGA GTACCTATATGACATTTTGACAAATGCGAATGTTGTCAAGAACAAGATTCCAGTCCTCCTTTGCTGTAACAAGACCGATAAACTCACTGCACACACGAAGGAGTTCATCCGGAAGCAAATGGAGAAAGAAAT TGAGAAACTGAGGGCATCAAGGAGCGCAGTCTCTACAGCTGATATAGCCAATGATTTCACGATTGGAATCGAAGGACAAGTGTTCTCCTTCTCGCATTGCTGCAACAAAGTCACAGTCGCTGAATCATCTGGACTCACTGGAGAAACCGCCGAGATTCAAGACTTCATTCGAGAATACATCAAACCCTGA
- the LOC104772131 gene encoding uncharacterized protein LOC104772131, whose translation MEERSKRWQLIASETTFANRFAPFNDANRFPAQSHKLPIAMLHTGFAGLIPRGSEDMAFIDLICMCHMAFMAEFSLLVSPQEHRSFHALYENQKTYNEAARGPGSIPDEDRIIYLLAFGLLSSDSLDKMLAVAARVSSLIGRQEASVTIDSFTIVEGHVKIVGDDAKPQELLTLAKKIADASSSMRSQSQVTAVDSLDGV comes from the exons atggaaGAAAGATCAAAAAGA tggcaGCTAATTGCCTCTGAGACAACTTTTGCCAACAGGTTTGCTCCTTTCAATGATGCCAACAGATTTCCTGCACAATCTCATAAGCTTCCTATTGCTATGCTTCACACTGGATTTGCTGGTCTAATTCCAAGAGGAAGTGAGGATATGGCATTCATAGACCTCATTTGCATGTGTCACATGGCTTTTATGGCTGAGTTCTCTCTTCTGGTCAGTCCTCAAGAACATAGAAGTTTTCATGCATTGTACGAGAATCAGAAAACCTATAACGAGGCTGCTCGTGGACCTGGATCGATTCCTGATGAAGATAGGATCATTTACCTTCTGGCTTTTGGGTTGTTGTCTTCTGATAGTCTTGATAAGATGTTGGCAGTTGCTGCAAGGGTTTCATCTTTGATTGGAAGGCAAGAAGCAAGTGTTACAATAGACAGCTTCACAATCGTTGAAGGACATGTCAAGATTGTAGGAGATGATGCTAAGCCGCAGGAGCTATTGACCTTAGCCAAGAAGATAGCTGATGCTTCAAGTTCAATGAGGTCTCAGTCTCAGGTTACTGCTGTTGACTCCTTAGATGGAGTTTGA